The sequence CTCGAAGAACGCGCGGAGGCACATGAGCCCGACGACCTCGGCCGACCCGTACACGTAGCGGTCGAACGACTCGGCGTCGTGCTCGGTCTGGTCGAGGTCGCTCCGCATCGAGGCGAAGAACGGGGCGGTGAGCTTGACACCGAAGCCCGCGCGGCGGGCGGTGATGGCGAACGCGTGGACGACGAGGTTCGTGCTGAAGCCGTCGCGCATCGCCCGCTCGGTCTCGCGCTCGAAGTCGTCGAGGATCCTGCCGCACTCGGCCTTGTCGGCGCCCGACTCGCCGGCCGGACCGTCGACGATCTCGTCGGCCACGCGCACCAGGGCGTAGATGTTCTCGACGTCCTGGCGGACGCCGGTGCCGAGGAGGCGCGAGGCGAGGCCGAACGACGTCGAGTAGCGCCGGATCACGCCGCTCGAGGTCTCTTGGGCGACGCGGTCGTACAGGGCGAGCCTGGTCATCGGTCTCGCTCGAGGACCGTGTCGACGACGGGCCGCAGGACCACGCGGAGATCGGCCGGCACGACGTCGCGGTCGAGGACGGCCAGAGCCCGCTCGGTGTGCTCGTCGACGAGGCGCTCGGCCTGGGCGCGGGCGCCGCAGACCTCGAGCTTGGCGCGCACGTGGTCGGCCTCGTCGGGGGTGAGATCGGCCTTGCCGATGAACGGCTGGATCGCGAACCAGTCGTCGGTCGTGGCCGCGGCCGCGATCAGCACTGTGCGCTTGCCCTCGCGGAGGTCGCCGAGAGTGGTCTTGCCGGTCGCGCTCTCGGTGCCGAAGACGCCGAGGAGGTCGTCGACGATCTGGTAGGCGATGCCGACCTCGCGGCCGAACTCCTCGAGGGCGTCGATGAGCGCAGGATCGGCGCCGGCCAGCATCGCCCCCGCCATCAGGGGCGCCTCGAAGGAGTACACGG comes from Frondihabitans peucedani and encodes:
- a CDS encoding phytoene/squalene synthase family protein; its protein translation is MTRLALYDRVAQETSSGVIRRYSTSFGLASRLLGTGVRQDVENIYALVRVADEIVDGPAGESGADKAECGRILDDFERETERAMRDGFSTNLVVHAFAITARRAGFGVKLTAPFFASMRSDLDQTEHDAESFDRYVYGSAEVVGLMCLRAFFEGRSYDPAFVARLEQGACALGAAFQKVNFLRDLHDDFETLGRSYFPGVDPSSFSDAERDRLVADIDDDLRVSGDVISDLPASSRRAVALAHGLFAELNRRLAVTPATELMHTRIRVPNPVKLRIAAASAAGRITPVGAHS